In the genome of Quercus robur chromosome 3, dhQueRobu3.1, whole genome shotgun sequence, one region contains:
- the LOC126718126 gene encoding uncharacterized protein LOC126718126, whose protein sequence is MSGVTLSMAPRSEPDKTTTSETTKPQQKPISQQQQQSVMGGVMGSLRVIELQLVAFIMVFSASGLVPLLDLVFPAFASAYLLVLSRLVFPAHGSVSSGSQEIFQGSRFFRFYVVVGTTIGLFLPLAYVLGGFARGDEHAVRSATPHLFLLSFQILTENIISGLSLFSPPVRALVPLLYTVRRVFVIIDWIKDVWVNKTLPANAQLKNIAWFWFGRSLAVANLVYFSINLFGFLIPRFLPRAFERYFRERDEIHAKTAEDKRSAVINKSQPTDNKKAD, encoded by the exons ATGTCGGGTGTAACTCTCTCTATGGCTCCTCGATCGGAGCCTGACAAAACCACCACTTCTGAAACAACAAAACCCCAACAAAAGCCAATTTCTCAGCAGCAGCAACAGTCTGTGATGGGTGGTGTAATGGGATCACTGCGTGTAATAGAGCTCCAGCTCGTAGCCTTTATCATGGTTTTCTCAGCTAGTGGTCTTGTCCCACTTCTTGATTTAGTCTTTCCTGCCTTTGCCTCTGCCTATCTTCTAGTTCTCTCTCGGTTGGTCTTCCCTGCCCATGGTAGTGTCAGCTCTGGATCACAGGAAATTTTCCAGGGAAGCAGATTCTTTAGGTTCTATGTGGTTGTGGGAACCACAATAGGGCTTTTCTTGCCCCTGGCATACGTTTTGGGTGGGTTTGCTAGAGGAGATGAACATGCAGTTCGATCAGCAACACCTCACTTGTTCTTACTCTCTTTTCAGATACTCACTGAGAACATAATTAGTGGGTTGTCTTTGTTTTCACCACCAGTGAGAGCATTGGTTCCATTGCTCTATACAGTTCGGAGGGTCTTTGTAATCATTGATTGGATAAAGGACGTGTGGGTTAACAAAACACTGCCTGCAAATGCCCAACTTAAG AACATTGCTTGGTTTTGGTTCGGGAGGAGCCTTGCAGTTGCCAATCTAGTGTATTTCTCAATCAACCTGTTCGGGTTTTTGATTCCACGATTCCTTCCAAGGGCCTTTGAGAGGTATTTTAGGGAAAGGGATGAGATTCATGCCAAGACTGCGGAAGACAAGCGTTCTGCAGTTATTAACAAATCCCAGCCAACAGATAATAAGAAGGCAGATTAG